In Nitrospirota bacterium, the following proteins share a genomic window:
- the trxA gene encoding thioredoxin has protein sequence MAEEITNVTADTWDKEVTQQKGLIMVDFWATWCGPCRMVAPVVEELAKEYAGRAKFVKVNTDESPDLAGRYRVMGIPTLMFFKDGKQVDQIVGAVPKGQLKTKLDSLLS, from the coding sequence ATGGCTGAAGAAATTACAAATGTGACGGCAGATACCTGGGATAAGGAGGTTACGCAGCAGAAGGGGCTTATAATGGTAGACTTCTGGGCTACATGGTGCGGTCCATGCAGGATGGTTGCCCCTGTTGTTGAGGAACTGGCAAAGGAATACGCCGGAAGGGCTAAGTTTGTAAAAGTTAATACTGATGAGAGTCCTGACCTTGCCGGGCGGTATAGAGTGATGGGGATACCAACCCTTATGTTTTTCAAAGACGGCAAGCAGGTGGATCAGATAGTTGGAGCTGTGCCCAAAGGGCAGCTTAAGACAAAACTCGATTCATTGCTCTCCTGA
- the trmD gene encoding tRNA (guanosine(37)-N1)-methyltransferase TrmD gives MKCDVLTLFPDIIEAYLGESILKRARQKDILDIRIHNIRDFAQDRHKTVDDYPFGGGAGMVLKPEPVFRAVDFIKSNGEPIRVVLLSPQGRPFDQRMAEEFSKEKRRIVFICGRYEGIDERVKIALVDDEVSIGDYVITGGELAALVIIDASVRLIPGALGDERSAEEESFSWGLLDYPHYTRPREFHGLKVPEVLVSGNHKEIWLWRRREALKKTMRIRPDLFEKIQLTDEDKKLISEIEEE, from the coding sequence ATGAAGTGTGATGTCCTGACCCTCTTTCCAGATATTATAGAGGCATATCTCGGAGAGAGCATTTTAAAGAGGGCAAGGCAGAAAGACATCCTTGATATCAGGATTCATAATATAAGGGATTTTGCCCAGGACAGGCATAAGACTGTAGATGACTACCCCTTCGGGGGTGGGGCTGGTATGGTGCTTAAACCCGAGCCTGTATTCAGGGCAGTGGATTTTATTAAGTCCAATGGGGAGCCGATACGGGTTGTCCTCCTCAGTCCGCAGGGAAGGCCTTTTGACCAGAGGATGGCTGAGGAATTCTCAAAAGAAAAGAGGAGGATTGTTTTTATATGCGGCCGCTATGAGGGGATTGACGAAAGGGTAAAGATTGCCCTTGTAGATGATGAAGTCTCAATAGGCGACTATGTAATTACTGGCGGTGAGCTGGCAGCCCTTGTTATAATTGATGCCTCTGTCAGGTTAATCCCTGGAGCGCTTGGAGACGAAAGGTCGGCAGAGGAAGAATCTTTTTCGTGGGGACTGCTGGATTATCCGCACTATACAAGGCCCAGAGAGTTTCATGGTCTTAAAGTGCCAGAGGTGCTTGTTTCAGGGAACCATAAAGAGATATGGCTCTGGAGGAGGAGAGAGGCATTGAAAAAGACAATGCGGATACGGCCTGACCTCTTTGAGAAGATTCAACTTACAGATGAGGATAAAAAACTGATTTCAGAGATAGAGGAGGAGTAA
- a CDS encoding sigma-70 family RNA polymerase sigma factor encodes MEEDINLIEKYLAGDAEAIEELVMKYQRHIYAFLYRMTNDMEGAKDLTQKTFLKAIKGINGFRREASFKTWLYQIAMNTGLNHITQKRHEEVELEESIMDPELDSGQTGALSAIIEKEKRNRIKKGIEELPERQRLAIVLRVYDGLSCSETARVMGCSEGAVKAHYHNGVKRLREVCKGEGL; translated from the coding sequence ATGGAAGAAGATATAAATCTTATTGAGAAATATCTCGCTGGAGACGCTGAGGCCATAGAGGAGCTTGTGATGAAATATCAGAGACATATTTATGCCTTTCTTTACAGGATGACAAACGATATGGAAGGGGCAAAGGATTTGACTCAGAAGACATTTCTGAAAGCTATAAAGGGCATCAATGGTTTCAGGAGGGAGGCCTCATTCAAGACCTGGCTATATCAGATAGCTATGAACACAGGCCTCAATCACATCACGCAAAAAAGACATGAAGAGGTAGAGCTTGAAGAGTCAATTATGGACCCTGAACTTGATTCAGGACAGACAGGGGCCCTATCAGCAATTATAGAGAAGGAAAAGAGGAATCGTATCAAAAAAGGCATAGAAGAACTGCCAGAAAGGCAGAGACTTGCAATAGTTCTCAGGGTATATGATGGCCTTAGCTGTAGTGAGACAGCCAGGGTCATGGGATGCTCCGAGGGGGCTGTAAAGGCACATTACCACAATGGAGTGAAGAGATTAAGGGAGGTTTGTAAAGGAGAAGGGTTATGA
- a CDS encoding DUF167 domain-containing protein translates to MKLSITVKPRSCHEKIERTANGYVAYVKEQPIENKANRALIKLLSEYFGVPKSHITILSGMKSKQKIVEIKNISDL, encoded by the coding sequence ATGAAACTTTCAATCACAGTGAAACCAAGATCATGCCATGAAAAGATAGAGAGAACTGCCAATGGCTATGTAGCTTATGTTAAAGAACAACCTATAGAAAATAAAGCAAACAGGGCATTAATAAAATTACTCTCCGAATATTTTGGTGTTCCAAAATCTCATATTACAATTTTGTCAGGCATGAAGTCAAAACAAAAAATCGTTGAGATAAAAAACATTTCAGATCTTTAA
- a CDS encoding DUF2062 domain-containing protein, which yields MGFKAKLREIIRIKDTPHRIAISFAMGIFIGMSPFFGFHTIGAFALAWLLRLNKFAAVVGVYITNPLTIIPIYTFSLWFGAKLTGMEEILPDIDWNQMTFIYLLDKLSPLILPFFVGTTVLGLISAAASYYIIHKAVTNYSKNRPTENSDK from the coding sequence ATGGGATTTAAAGCTAAACTAAGAGAAATTATTCGCATAAAAGACACTCCTCACCGTATTGCGATCTCTTTTGCAATGGGCATCTTTATTGGTATGTCTCCTTTTTTTGGTTTTCACACCATTGGAGCTTTTGCCCTCGCGTGGCTCTTACGTCTTAACAAATTTGCTGCAGTTGTTGGGGTATACATTACAAACCCCCTGACCATCATTCCGATTTATACCTTCAGTCTTTGGTTCGGGGCTAAATTAACCGGTATGGAAGAAATCCTCCCGGATATTGACTGGAATCAGATGACCTTTATATATCTTCTGGATAAACTGAGCCCGTTAATCCTGCCATTTTTTGTAGGGACAACAGTCCTCGGCCTTATATCTGCTGCAGCGAGTTATTATATAATTCATAAGGCAGTGACAAATTATTCAAAGAATCGGCCTACGGAGAACTCCGACAAATGA
- the rimO gene encoding 30S ribosomal protein S12 methylthiotransferase RimO: MKKAFLINLGCPKNQVDGEHLLSGLQQNDIYLSSEPEDADVILVNTCSFIEDAKRESIETIFEASKFNKKLVVFGCLPERYMKELKQELSEVNAFFGVGEERKIIEYLTDGADKKSFNARVARPRLDHQHYAYLKIAEGCNNACTYCVIPSIRGPYKSIASEELLKEAHSLISDGVKELILVAQDTTNYGIDLPDIRDKNALPELIKNLCSINGLQWLRLLYTYPSQISDELINTMAREEKVCKYLDIPLQHSSPEILKKMGRKGSGKEYLKLIEKIRKRVSDIVLRTSLIVGFPGETENDFKELLKFVKEAEFERLGVFAYSKEEGTAASRMKNHIPGKIKEERREELMALQADISYRKNISMIGKTEKVLIDEILPSPIPLPLREGARGRVNGDVFIGRYKGQAPEIDGVTLIELPVTADQFSVMSLSNYNLKKGDIVDVKIKEARTYDLIGEITPK, encoded by the coding sequence ATGAAAAAAGCTTTTTTAATAAACCTCGGCTGCCCAAAAAATCAGGTAGACGGAGAACACCTCCTATCAGGGCTTCAGCAGAACGACATTTATCTCTCTTCTGAGCCTGAAGATGCCGATGTAATTCTCGTTAATACCTGTTCTTTTATTGAAGATGCAAAAAGAGAATCCATTGAGACAATTTTTGAGGCATCGAAATTCAATAAAAAACTTGTGGTCTTTGGCTGCCTTCCTGAACGTTATATGAAAGAACTAAAGCAGGAACTCTCAGAGGTTAACGCCTTCTTCGGCGTCGGAGAAGAAAGAAAAATTATTGAATATCTAACAGACGGAGCAGACAAAAAATCATTTAACGCCAGAGTAGCAAGACCAAGGCTTGACCATCAGCATTATGCATACTTAAAGATTGCAGAGGGCTGTAATAATGCCTGCACTTACTGTGTCATTCCATCAATCAGGGGGCCTTACAAAAGCATAGCCTCCGAAGAACTTTTAAAAGAAGCACATTCCCTTATAAGCGATGGCGTTAAAGAATTAATCCTCGTTGCCCAGGACACAACAAATTACGGCATAGACCTTCCCGATATTCGGGACAAAAATGCCCTTCCAGAACTTATAAAAAACCTCTGTAGTATCAATGGGCTTCAGTGGCTGAGACTGCTCTATACCTATCCATCACAGATAAGTGATGAGCTAATTAATACAATGGCTCGTGAGGAAAAAGTCTGTAAATATTTAGACATTCCCCTTCAGCACAGTAGTCCAGAGATACTTAAAAAAATGGGAAGAAAAGGAAGCGGGAAAGAATACCTAAAGCTTATTGAAAAGATACGGAAAAGGGTATCTGATATAGTGTTGCGGACATCCCTGATAGTTGGGTTTCCTGGCGAAACAGAAAATGATTTCAAAGAGCTCCTAAAATTCGTAAAAGAGGCTGAATTTGAAAGGCTTGGGGTCTTTGCCTATTCAAAGGAAGAGGGCACAGCAGCCTCAAGAATGAAGAACCATATCCCGGGGAAAATCAAAGAGGAAAGAAGAGAAGAGCTTATGGCCCTTCAGGCCGATATATCTTACAGGAAAAATATTTCAATGATAGGGAAAACTGAAAAGGTCTTAATAGATGAAATCCTCCCCTCCCCCATCCCCCTCCCTTTGAGGGAGGGGGCGAGGGGGAGGGTGAATGGAGATGTCTTCATCGGCAGGTATAAGGGACAGGCACCTGAGATAGATGGGGTAACCCTGATTGAGTTACCAGTAACCGCTGACCAGTTTTCAGTAATGAGCTTGTCGAATTATAATTTAAAAAAAGGAGACATTGTTGATGTTAAAATTAAAGAAGCCCGGACCTATGACCTCATAGGAGAGATCACCCCAAAATAG
- a CDS encoding TlpA family protein disulfide reductase gives MRKKGIIFILIVLGLFTGCSMEKGKGVGDIAPDFTLKSIDGHDISLSEYRGKVVLIDFWATWCPPCEDSVPALNNIYKKHKDNGFIILGLSLDNKPSVVKTFKGRYKIDYPLLMAGKATAKLYGVSGIPSMFILDRDGKIADRIDGVSRSLETELEGKIKELL, from the coding sequence ATGAGAAAGAAAGGCATTATTTTTATTTTAATTGTGCTTGGCCTGTTTACTGGCTGTTCTATGGAGAAGGGCAAAGGTGTTGGAGATATTGCCCCTGATTTTACGCTGAAGTCCATAGATGGGCATGATATAAGCCTTTCTGAATACAGGGGGAAGGTTGTTCTCATAGACTTCTGGGCAACATGGTGTCCTCCATGTGAAGATTCTGTCCCGGCACTTAACAACATTTATAAAAAGCACAAGGATAATGGCTTTATCATTCTCGGGCTTTCTTTAGACAATAAACCCTCTGTTGTGAAGACATTCAAAGGCCGATATAAGATAGATTATCCATTGCTTATGGCTGGGAAGGCTACTGCAAAACTTTATGGAGTAAGTGGCATACCTTCGATGTTCATTTTAGACAGGGATGGAAAAATTGCTGATCGCATTGACGGCGTTTCGCGGTCATTGGAAACAGAATTAGAAGGGAAAATCAAGGAACTTTTATAG
- a CDS encoding site-2 protease family protein — translation MTANKLTPLHVLLFIATIATTLLAGAVQNEPNGLAEPLKALLSVIKEPQKILSGIPFALSLLIILLAHELAHYFTSKRHAIPATLPYFIPAPNIIGTFGAIIKMKPPVMDRRSLIDIGASGPLSGFLISIIAVIVGLNFSEPAGEELSKGEFVLGPSFIFYFLVKLILGPGSFPVSLHPVAFAGWVGLLITSLNLFPIGQLDGGHIAYALFGERHRWVSISMIPLLFLLGLIFWPGWLMWALLMFILGLEHPPVVHPEIPLDRKRRLIGYLALAVFILTFAPIPFGEI, via the coding sequence TTGACCGCTAATAAACTAACGCCTCTACATGTCCTATTATTTATTGCCACAATTGCCACAACCCTCCTTGCAGGCGCTGTCCAGAACGAGCCGAATGGACTCGCAGAACCACTAAAGGCACTCCTGTCTGTAATCAAAGAACCACAGAAGATATTATCTGGAATTCCATTCGCTTTATCTCTACTGATTATTTTACTTGCCCATGAGCTTGCCCATTACTTCACATCAAAAAGGCACGCAATACCTGCCACCCTGCCCTATTTTATACCTGCCCCAAATATTATCGGCACCTTTGGAGCTATTATAAAAATGAAGCCTCCTGTCATGGACAGGCGCTCGTTGATTGATATCGGCGCATCAGGCCCACTGTCAGGATTCCTTATTTCAATAATTGCTGTAATTGTGGGCCTGAACTTCTCAGAACCAGCAGGCGAAGAATTAAGCAAAGGAGAATTTGTCCTTGGCCCTTCGTTTATTTTTTATTTCCTGGTCAAATTAATCCTCGGCCCTGGGTCCTTTCCTGTCAGCCTTCATCCAGTTGCCTTTGCAGGCTGGGTTGGCCTCCTTATCACATCCCTGAATCTCTTTCCAATAGGCCAGCTTGACGGCGGTCATATTGCATACGCCCTTTTTGGAGAAAGGCACAGATGGGTCTCTATCAGTATGATACCCCTGCTGTTTCTTCTCGGTCTTATATTCTGGCCGGGCTGGCTGATGTGGGCTCTTTTGATGTTTATTCTCGGCCTCGAACACCCACCTGTCGTCCATCCCGAAATACCACTCGATAGAAAGAGAAGGCTTATCGGCTATCTGGCACTTGCAGTCTTCATCCTCACCTTTGCCCCAATACCATTTGGCGAGATATAG
- a CDS encoding KH domain-containing protein — translation MKDLIEMMAKALVDKPEEVSVNEVDGERTSVYELRVSSSDLGKVIGKQGKTARAMRTIIGAAGTKIGKRCVLEILE, via the coding sequence ATGAAAGATCTGATTGAGATGATGGCTAAGGCTCTGGTAGATAAGCCAGAGGAAGTCTCTGTGAACGAAGTGGATGGAGAAAGGACTTCTGTTTATGAGCTGAGGGTTTCCTCAAGTGACCTTGGAAAGGTAATAGGCAAACAGGGCAAGACAGCAAGGGCCATGAGAACCATTATAGGTGCTGCTGGCACCAAAATTGGCAAGCGCTGCGTCCTTGAAATATTAGAATAG
- the ffh gene encoding signal recognition particle protein translates to MFGALSERLEGIFKKLRGRGLLKEEDVVSALKEVRMALLEADVNFRVVKDFIEKVKARAVGKEVLDSLTPGQQVVKIVYDELCSLMGGSHSRIHLASEPPTVIMLVGLHGSGKTTTAAKLAKGFKKDGRMPVLVAADTARPAAIEQLVTLGAQIGIPVYASKSGDNPVRVCADALQKARLEGRDVVILDTAGRLHIDEPLMKELDQIKEKVMPKELLLVADAMTGQDAVNIANAFNERLSIDGVILTKMDGDARGGAALSIVSVTGKPIKFLGVGEKLDLLEPFHPDRMASRILGMGDVLSLIEKAQEAIDMEEALKLQKKLKEDSFTFDDLKNQIKQMKKMGSLESILGMIPGIGKHIKGLKVDDKEFIKIEAIINSMTRQERENYAIIDGSRRRRIASGSGTSVPDVNRLLKQYLEMRKMLKMFKEGKGFRLPQFRI, encoded by the coding sequence ATGTTTGGGGCTCTTTCAGAAAGATTAGAAGGGATATTTAAAAAACTCAGGGGCCGGGGCCTGCTCAAAGAAGAGGATGTTGTTTCAGCCCTCAAGGAAGTCAGGATGGCCTTGCTTGAGGCAGATGTCAACTTCAGGGTTGTCAAAGACTTTATTGAGAAGGTAAAGGCGAGGGCTGTCGGAAAAGAGGTATTGGATAGCCTGACTCCAGGACAGCAGGTTGTAAAAATAGTTTATGACGAGCTATGCAGCCTCATGGGAGGTAGCCATAGCAGGATTCACCTTGCTTCAGAGCCACCAACTGTTATTATGCTCGTTGGCCTTCATGGCTCTGGCAAAACCACAACTGCTGCAAAACTCGCAAAGGGTTTTAAAAAAGACGGAAGGATGCCAGTTCTTGTTGCTGCTGATACTGCAAGGCCTGCGGCTATAGAGCAGCTTGTTACCCTCGGTGCACAGATAGGTATCCCGGTTTACGCTTCAAAAAGCGGAGATAACCCTGTAAGGGTTTGTGCTGATGCCCTTCAAAAGGCCAGGTTAGAAGGAAGAGATGTGGTAATCCTCGATACAGCCGGACGATTACATATAGATGAACCTCTGATGAAAGAGCTTGATCAGATAAAAGAAAAGGTAATGCCAAAGGAATTACTTTTAGTAGCTGATGCAATGACAGGGCAGGATGCTGTGAATATTGCAAATGCCTTTAATGAAAGGCTTTCAATTGACGGTGTTATTCTTACGAAGATGGATGGTGATGCGAGGGGTGGCGCTGCCCTTTCCATTGTCTCAGTTACAGGTAAACCTATAAAGTTCCTGGGTGTTGGTGAAAAATTAGACCTCCTTGAACCCTTTCATCCTGACAGGATGGCCAGTAGAATCCTCGGCATGGGAGATGTCCTCAGCCTTATTGAAAAGGCCCAGGAGGCTATTGATATGGAAGAGGCCCTGAAACTGCAGAAGAAACTGAAAGAGGACAGTTTTACTTTTGATGACCTCAAGAATCAAATCAAACAGATGAAGAAAATGGGCTCACTTGAGAGCATACTCGGCATGATTCCAGGCATTGGCAAGCATATCAAAGGACTGAAAGTTGATGATAAGGAGTTTATTAAAATCGAGGCGATTATAAACTCTATGACCAGGCAGGAAAGGGAAAATTATGCTATAATTGACGGCAGCAGGAGGAGGCGAATTGCCTCTGGAAGCGGCACGTCGGTGCCTGATGTAAACAGGCTTCTTAAACAGTATCTTGAAATGAGGAAGATGCTAAAGATGTTTAAGGAAGGTAAGGGGTTCAGACTCCCACAATTCAGGATTTAA
- a CDS encoding ribonuclease HII, translated as MIPLGQKKGINSIFSYDEEIRKNYPLIAGLDEAGRGPLAGPVVAAAVILPGKLAIDGLRDSKKVLEDERERLFWDILCGSLDIGVGIVESDIIDGTNILRATKLAMEMAIKELNRKPDILLIDAVRLQDVSIPQKSIIKGESVSASIAAASIIAKVVRDSLMRAYHEKYPLYNFMEHKGYSTRQHIECLRLHGPCPIHRKSFRKVMDMGLPFKE; from the coding sequence ATCATACCCTTGGGCCAAAAAAAAGGCATAAATTCAATATTCTCATACGATGAAGAAATACGCAAAAATTATCCCCTTATAGCCGGTCTTGATGAGGCAGGAAGAGGCCCGCTTGCCGGGCCTGTTGTTGCTGCTGCTGTAATACTTCCAGGGAAACTCGCCATTGATGGTCTCAGGGATTCAAAAAAAGTTTTAGAGGATGAGCGTGAGAGGCTTTTCTGGGATATTCTGTGCGGAAGCCTTGATATAGGTGTCGGCATTGTAGAGTCAGATATCATAGACGGTACAAATATCCTCAGGGCCACAAAGCTTGCTATGGAAATGGCAATAAAAGAGTTAAATAGAAAGCCAGATATACTTTTGATAGATGCTGTAAGGCTCCAGGATGTCTCCATCCCGCAGAAATCTATCATTAAGGGCGAGAGCGTGAGCGCCTCAATTGCAGCCGCATCAATAATTGCAAAGGTTGTCAGGGATAGCCTGATGAGGGCCTATCATGAGAAATACCCGCTTTACAATTTTATGGAGCACAAAGGATATTCAACGAGACAACACATTGAGTGCCTGCGTCTTCATGGCCCATGCCCCATACATCGAAAGAGCTTCAGAAAGGTGATGGATATGGGATTGCCTTTTAAGGAATAA
- a CDS encoding zf-HC2 domain-containing protein yields the protein MRSSHDRIKEMFPEYLKGALPEEVREDIEAHLKCCEECSGEFFLITELVKVDVPDPGDLFWKTLPQRVRRAVEKEEANLYKDSQKGKSKIRTERLFGVPLSIKSLLFKPLPVAVTIIVLVFLIFAYSKKKEIPELDPFLKDPLTASVLDYSDITEKDILLITERLTDDGLYLDQENFMEYSYYSEFASLSSKEMESLYEVLGKQQNKGG from the coding sequence ATGAGATCAAGTCATGACAGGATAAAGGAGATGTTCCCTGAATATCTTAAAGGCGCTCTCCCTGAAGAGGTGAGGGAGGATATCGAAGCCCATTTAAAGTGTTGTGAGGAGTGCAGCGGTGAGTTTTTTCTTATCACCGAGCTTGTCAAAGTTGATGTGCCTGATCCAGGAGACCTTTTCTGGAAGACTCTCCCTCAGAGGGTGAGAAGGGCTGTTGAGAAAGAAGAGGCTAATCTTTACAAGGATTCCCAGAAGGGCAAATCGAAGATTCGTACCGAAAGGCTTTTTGGGGTGCCCCTTTCGATAAAGTCGTTATTATTTAAACCACTGCCAGTTGCGGTAACCATTATAGTTCTGGTTTTCCTGATATTTGCATACTCCAAGAAGAAGGAAATTCCGGAATTAGACCCATTTCTCAAAGACCCCCTTACAGCATCCGTTTTAGATTATAGTGACATAACCGAAAAAGATATCCTCCTGATTACAGAGCGGCTAACAGATGATGGGTTATATCTGGATCAGGAGAATTTCATGGAATATTCCTACTACAGTGAATTTGCTTCTTTGAGCTCAAAGGAGATGGAGAGCCTCTATGAGGTATTGGGAAAACAACAGAATAAAGGAGGTTAA
- the rpsP gene encoding 30S ribosomal protein S16, with the protein MVKIRLTRIGTNKRPFYRVIAADSRARRDGPFLEILGTYDPLKDPSEVKINTEKAKIWLERGAQPTSIARKLLKRAGL; encoded by the coding sequence TTGGTCAAGATAAGGTTGACAAGAATTGGAACAAATAAAAGGCCTTTTTACAGGGTAATTGCAGCTGATTCGAGGGCAAGGAGGGACGGCCCTTTTCTTGAGATTCTCGGCACCTATGACCCTCTGAAAGATCCTTCAGAGGTCAAGATTAATACAGAGAAGGCTAAAATCTGGCTTGAGCGTGGCGCACAACCGACTTCTATTGCCAGGAAACTCTTAAAAAGGGCGGGCCTGTAA
- the rplS gene encoding 50S ribosomal protein L19, whose protein sequence is MNAIKTLEEGFKKEIPAFRIGDTVRVDLKVIEGDKERLQAYEGVVIARSGSNTRETFTVRKVSYGIGVERIFPLHSPMIERIEVVKQGDVRRAKLYYLRGKKGKAARIKEKEYYQQ, encoded by the coding sequence ATGAATGCTATAAAAACCCTGGAGGAGGGCTTCAAAAAGGAAATCCCTGCTTTCAGGATAGGGGACACTGTCAGGGTAGATCTGAAGGTTATCGAAGGTGATAAGGAGAGGCTACAGGCGTATGAAGGTGTTGTCATTGCCAGGAGCGGAAGCAATACCCGTGAGACATTCACTGTAAGGAAGGTATCTTACGGTATTGGTGTTGAGAGGATTTTCCCTCTCCATTCCCCAATGATAGAAAGGATTGAGGTTGTTAAGCAGGGAGATGTAAGGAGGGCAAAACTTTATTATCTGCGCGGCAAGAAGGGCAAGGCAGCGAGGATAAAAGAGAAAGAATATTATCAGCAGTAA
- the trxB gene encoding thioredoxin-disulfide reductase — MMLFDVIIIGGGPAGLTAGLYTSRAKLKSLLIEKAMPGGQVMTTDWVENYPGFDGGISGSDLSLKMEKQAKNFGLETVHGAVSGIALQGKIKRATLDDGTLFEAKALIIATGANPKPLNIDGEEKYRGKGVSYCATCDGAFFKGKKIAVIGGGDAAVEEAIFLTRFASEVYIVHRRDKLRATKIIQERAMANQKIKFIWNSVVEKIEGDDTVDSISLKDVKTGQKTKLYVQGVFIYVGYNPNTEFLKGLINMDRDGYIITDDRMTTSVPGVFAAGDVRAKLLKQIATAVGDGATAAVAAEKYIEESF, encoded by the coding sequence CTGATGCTTTTCGACGTAATAATCATTGGTGGAGGCCCTGCCGGCCTCACTGCAGGGCTTTACACATCAAGGGCAAAACTTAAAAGTCTCTTAATTGAAAAGGCAATGCCCGGAGGCCAGGTCATGACGACTGACTGGGTTGAAAACTATCCCGGTTTTGATGGGGGGATTTCAGGGTCTGACCTTTCCCTGAAAATGGAAAAGCAGGCAAAAAACTTTGGCCTTGAGACGGTTCATGGTGCAGTATCAGGCATAGCCTTACAAGGGAAAATAAAAAGGGCGACTTTAGATGACGGCACCTTATTTGAAGCAAAGGCCCTGATTATTGCAACTGGCGCTAACCCAAAGCCATTGAATATCGATGGAGAAGAGAAATACCGCGGAAAGGGGGTCTCATACTGTGCCACCTGTGATGGAGCTTTTTTCAAGGGTAAGAAGATTGCTGTGATAGGCGGCGGCGATGCAGCAGTTGAAGAGGCGATTTTCCTGACCAGGTTTGCCTCAGAGGTCTATATAGTACACAGGAGAGATAAACTCAGGGCTACAAAGATAATCCAGGAAAGGGCTATGGCAAATCAGAAGATTAAATTTATCTGGAACTCGGTAGTGGAGAAAATAGAAGGCGATGATACAGTTGACTCAATAAGCCTGAAGGATGTGAAAACAGGGCAGAAGACAAAACTTTATGTCCAGGGCGTTTTTATCTATGTTGGTTATAATCCGAACACAGAATTCTTAAAGGGACTTATAAACATGGACAGGGATGGATATATTATTACCGATGACAGGATGACAACTTCTGTCCCCGGAGTCTTTGCTGCAGGCGATGTGCGGGCTAAACTCTTAAAGCAGATAGCAACTGCTGTTGGAGATGGAGCGACCGCTGCAGTAGCCGCTGAAAAGTATATAGAGGAGAGTTTTTAG
- the rimM gene encoding 16S rRNA processing protein RimM yields MEDIVVIGKVLKEWGTCGEIKVLPLSDNPERFKKLDRVYIVSPDGKRELRGVTVLRQQKGLVLLSLAGCNSPEKAAALRGYFLAVPKNELPLLPEGKYYTFQIKGLRVVTDEGRPLGIVEDILSTGSNDVFVVKGEKEYLIPFLKDVVKKIDLAEKLIIIHPMAGLLE; encoded by the coding sequence TTGGAGGACATTGTTGTAATCGGCAAAGTCCTCAAAGAATGGGGGACCTGTGGAGAGATAAAAGTCCTTCCCCTTTCTGATAACCCTGAAAGATTTAAGAAACTCGACAGGGTTTATATAGTTTCGCCAGATGGTAAGAGAGAACTAAGGGGAGTAACTGTGTTGAGACAGCAGAAAGGGTTGGTTCTCCTTAGTCTTGCTGGGTGCAATTCCCCTGAAAAGGCAGCAGCCCTGAGAGGATACTTTTTAGCAGTTCCTAAGAATGAATTACCACTGCTACCCGAGGGAAAGTATTACACTTTTCAGATAAAAGGTCTGAGGGTAGTTACTGATGAGGGCAGGCCCCTCGGCATTGTTGAGGACATATTGTCAACTGGAAGCAATGATGTCTTTGTAGTGAAGGGGGAAAAAGAATATCTCATTCCTTTTTTAAAGGATGTGGTGAAAAAAATAGATCTGGCAGAAAAGCTGATTATAATTCACCCTATGGCTGGTCTTTTAGAATGA